The Mytilus edulis chromosome 12, xbMytEdul2.2, whole genome shotgun sequence genome contains a region encoding:
- the LOC139498944 gene encoding MAM domain-containing glycosylphosphatidylinositol anchor protein 1-like has product MMKFFCLIVIILCTVYVINGNILTGQCLASNGKCGTKGLTCEQKFGPGWINKGTCCHEKPCCEEEESTVKPEITYSCGFETTEQCFFKLARYNFDWTRGSGSTPTSGTGPTSAAEGIYYMFIETTINKRPDSLAVLDTDGTNFQACPWCLSFQYHMNGPNIGSLRVYTSDNTSSLTRIWTITGQQPDPDSWKTATIDIPQYSNLRISIGATRGNGDQGDIAIDDIILKSGTCTNP; this is encoded by the exons ATGatgaagtttttttgtttgattgtaatCATCCTCTGCACAGTGTATGTGATTAATGGCAATA TACTCACTGGACAATGTCTGGCTTCTAATGGTAAATGTGGAACAAAAGGTCTAACGTGTGAACAAAAGTTTGGACCAGGATGGATTAATAAGGGCACATGCTGCCACGAAAAGCCATGTTGCGAAGAGGAGGAATCCACAG TTAAACCAGAAATAACCTATAGCTGTGGATTTGAGACAACTGaacaatgtttttttaaactAGCTAGATATAATTTTGATTGGACTCGGGGATCT GGTTCTACTCCTACCAGTGGCACTGGTCCCACATCAGCAGCCGAGGGGATATACTACATGTTCATAGAGACAACCATTAACAAACGCCCTGATTCATTGGCTGTACTCGATACAGATGGTACAAACTTTCAAG CCTGTCCTTGGTGTCTGTCCTTCCAGTACCATATGAACGGACCAAATATAGGATCTTTGAGAGTATATACATCAGATAACACATCTTCTTTGACTCGCATATGGACAATAACAGGACAGCAACCTGATCCTGACTCTTGGAAAACTGCTACCATAGATATCCCACAATATAGTAATCTTCGT ATCAGCATTGGAGCGACTCGGGGGAATGGTGACCAGGGTGACATTGCTATTGATGATATCATTCTCAAATCTGGTACTTGTACTA aTCCTTGA